A DNA window from Streptomyces canus contains the following coding sequences:
- a CDS encoding sensor histidine kinase yields MQETTRPRLGDRIMAAVNRDPRTAPHGTRNDALLAVVLAVAAVCGALFTDEARRPDALGWTLLLAAHVPIVWRRRRPMLVLAALLAVIVPYHALEYNHLAPTPVAYVALYTVAVTGRPLRTVLTGAIVLGVSTSVMLTVSTHQAVELLRISGWIIAVLFCGIDVRYYRQYVASIVERAVRAERTREEEARRRVAEERLRIARDLHDLLAHSITLIGVQTSVAAHVLAADPERLDREAVAKSLDDIAETCRTARGELRTTLEVLREHGPSDTRGPLPGLDGLPDLVAAARLSGARVEQDLRIRTDPPPAVGAAAYRIVQEALTNAVRHAGPEPAVRLRLYDEPGALRVSVTDDGTGPTPGGTPGFGLVGMRERARSVGGTLVAGPRPDGGFEVTAALPLTVGEGTV; encoded by the coding sequence ATGCAGGAGACCACGAGGCCCCGCCTGGGGGACCGGATCATGGCGGCGGTCAACCGCGACCCGCGGACCGCCCCGCACGGCACCCGCAACGACGCGCTGCTCGCCGTCGTGCTGGCGGTGGCAGCCGTGTGCGGCGCGCTGTTCACCGACGAGGCCCGCCGCCCGGACGCCCTCGGGTGGACGCTGCTGCTGGCCGCCCATGTGCCGATCGTGTGGCGGCGGCGCCGCCCGATGCTCGTACTGGCCGCGCTGCTGGCGGTGATCGTGCCGTACCACGCCCTCGAGTACAACCACCTCGCGCCCACCCCGGTCGCCTACGTCGCCCTCTACACGGTCGCGGTCACCGGCCGCCCCCTGCGGACGGTCCTGACGGGCGCCATCGTCCTCGGTGTCTCCACGAGCGTCATGCTCACCGTCAGCACCCATCAGGCCGTCGAACTGCTGCGGATCTCCGGCTGGATCATCGCGGTCCTCTTCTGCGGCATCGACGTCCGCTACTACCGTCAGTACGTGGCCTCCATCGTCGAGCGCGCCGTCCGCGCCGAACGCACCCGCGAGGAGGAGGCCCGCCGCCGGGTCGCCGAGGAACGGCTGCGCATCGCCCGCGACCTGCACGACCTGCTCGCCCACAGCATCACCCTGATCGGCGTCCAGACCTCCGTCGCCGCGCACGTCCTGGCGGCCGACCCCGAACGCCTCGACCGGGAGGCGGTCGCCAAGTCCCTCGACGACATCGCCGAGACCTGCCGGACCGCGCGCGGCGAACTCCGCACCACCCTGGAGGTACTGCGCGAACACGGCCCGTCCGACACCCGCGGCCCGCTGCCCGGCCTCGACGGCCTGCCCGACCTCGTGGCGGCGGCCCGGCTCTCGGGCGCGCGCGTCGAACAGGACCTGCGCATCCGCACCGATCCGCCGCCGGCCGTCGGCGCCGCCGCCTACCGGATCGTCCAGGAGGCGCTCACCAACGCGGTCCGGCACGCGGGACCCGAACCCGCCGTACGCCTGAGGCTGTACGACGAACCGGGCGCCCTGCGGGTGTCGGTGACCGACGACGGCACCGGGCCCACCCCCGGCGGCACCCCCGGCTTCGGGCTCGTCGGCATGCGGGAGCGGGCCCGCAGCGTCGGTGGCACACTCGTCGCCGGACCACGCCCTGACGGCGGCTTCGAGGTGACGGCAGCGCTGCCGCTCACCGTGGGGGAGGGAACCGTATGA
- a CDS encoding abortive phage infection protein, translating to MEKTTGIDRAQFLAGAAAVGAAALLPAGRADAKGRRHGLTRHGVVYTVGEGETPATAWNAARMRADVRAIRDDLHADTLDVTGDGVERLTATAAEAAERGLHVWLQPTLGDVPRRDILDHLAECGRFAERLRRQGASVELSVGCEFWLFVPGILPGDTVLERIENLMNGTYDRVRTQRELDRFTARAAEVGRSVFHGRLGYAAAQDDEVDWNLFDVVGIDYYSSFRQPREYVRELRQYLRWGKPVAITEFGTCTFVGAPEAGGMGWDIVDYDKDPPEIKGNVVRSEHTQAVHLIRLLDVFESMGLYAAMAFEFLTADAPHRPDDPRHDLDMASYGIAKAIKDRPDDPRSDWHWEPKEAFHALARRYGRCGQRQ from the coding sequence ATGGAGAAGACAACGGGGATCGACCGGGCGCAGTTTCTCGCCGGGGCCGCTGCCGTGGGGGCCGCGGCGCTCCTGCCCGCGGGACGGGCCGACGCGAAGGGACGACGGCACGGACTCACACGCCACGGCGTCGTCTACACCGTCGGCGAGGGCGAGACGCCCGCCACCGCCTGGAACGCCGCCCGCATGCGCGCCGATGTCCGCGCCATCCGCGACGACCTGCACGCCGACACCCTCGACGTCACCGGAGACGGTGTCGAACGCCTCACCGCCACCGCCGCCGAGGCCGCCGAACGCGGGCTGCACGTCTGGCTCCAGCCGACCCTCGGGGACGTGCCGCGGCGGGACATCCTCGACCACCTCGCCGAGTGCGGCCGGTTCGCGGAGCGGCTGCGCCGGCAGGGCGCGAGCGTCGAGCTCAGCGTGGGCTGCGAGTTCTGGCTTTTCGTGCCGGGGATCCTCCCGGGGGACACGGTCCTGGAGCGGATCGAGAACCTGATGAACGGCACCTACGACCGGGTGAGGACGCAGCGCGAACTGGACCGCTTCACCGCGAGGGCGGCCGAGGTCGGCCGCTCGGTCTTCCACGGCCGCCTCGGCTACGCCGCCGCCCAGGACGACGAGGTCGACTGGAACCTGTTCGACGTGGTCGGCATCGACTACTACTCGTCCTTCCGTCAACCGCGCGAGTACGTCCGCGAGTTACGGCAGTACCTGCGCTGGGGCAAGCCCGTCGCCATCACCGAGTTCGGCACCTGCACCTTCGTCGGCGCTCCCGAGGCCGGCGGTATGGGCTGGGACATCGTCGACTACGACAAGGACCCGCCGGAGATCAAGGGGAACGTCGTCCGCAGCGAGCACACCCAGGCCGTCCATCTCATTCGACTCCTCGATGTCTTCGAGTCGATGGGCCTCTACGCCGCGATGGCCTTCGAGTTCCTCACCGCGGACGCCCCCCACCGCCCCGACGACCCGCGTCACGACCTCGACATGGCGAGCTACGGCATCGCCAAGGCGATCAAGGACCGCCCCGACGACCCGCGTTCGGACTGGCACTGGGAACCGAAGGAGGCGTTCCACGCCCTGGCCCGCCGGTACGGACGGTGCGGTCAGCGGCAGTAG
- the bla gene encoding class A beta-lactamase: MGLCHRAKERKILSSGKLSRRALLAAGTATVLTGTTAYAADDVTSRLRALEERYDARLGVFAHHLATKRSVGFRAGERFPMCSLFKTLAAAAVLRDLDRDGEVLARRIHYTADDLVIPGSDQTAAHLAEGMTIAELAEVAITHSDNAAGNLLLRELGGPTAITRFARSLGDGVTRLDRWEPELNTAEPWRRTDTTSPYAIGRTYGRLVLGDALNRRDRELLTHWLLTNTTSVNRFHAGLPKSWTIADKTGSGSYGTANDVGVTWTDEGDPIVLSVLSTMPAQDAVRDDALVADAARAVAGTLT, encoded by the coding sequence ATCGGCCTCTGTCACCGAGCGAAGGAGAGAAAGATCTTAAGCTCCGGAAAACTGTCCCGCCGCGCCCTCCTGGCAGCCGGCACGGCCACCGTCCTGACCGGTACGACCGCGTATGCCGCCGACGACGTCACCTCCCGTCTGCGCGCGCTGGAAGAGCGGTACGACGCCCGGCTCGGCGTCTTCGCCCACCACCTCGCCACCAAGCGGTCCGTCGGCTTCCGCGCCGGCGAGCGCTTCCCGATGTGCTCCCTGTTCAAGACCCTCGCGGCCGCCGCCGTCCTGCGCGACCTGGACCGCGACGGCGAGGTCCTCGCCCGCCGGATCCACTACACCGCGGACGACCTGGTGATCCCGGGCTCGGACCAGACGGCCGCGCATCTCGCGGAGGGCATGACGATCGCCGAGCTCGCCGAGGTGGCCATCACCCACAGCGACAACGCGGCCGGCAACCTCCTCCTGCGCGAACTCGGCGGCCCCACCGCGATCACCCGCTTCGCCCGCTCCCTCGGCGACGGGGTGACCCGCCTCGACCGCTGGGAGCCCGAGCTCAACACCGCCGAGCCGTGGCGCCGCACGGACACGACGAGCCCGTACGCCATCGGTCGCACGTACGGCCGGCTGGTCCTCGGCGACGCGCTGAACCGCCGGGACCGTGAGCTGCTCACGCACTGGCTGCTCACCAACACGACCAGCGTGAACCGCTTCCACGCGGGACTGCCGAAGTCGTGGACGATCGCCGACAAGACGGGCAGCGGCTCCTACGGCACCGCCAACGACGTGGGCGTCACCTGGACCGACGAGGGCGACCCGATCGTCCTGTCCGTGCTGTCGACGATGCCCGCGCAGGACGCCGTAAGGGACGACGCGCTGGTCGCCGACGCGGCGCGGGCGGTCGCCGGCACCCTCACGTGA
- a CDS encoding SigE family RNA polymerase sigma factor → MQAELEDRFQEFVRARWSHLVRTAYLLTGDAHHAEDLTQTALAKAYRSWRRVSGSDNPEAYVRRMLVTCNSDRFRKRRVQESLTDAPPERAGRDEAVARVEERGVLLGALAGLPPRQRAVVVMRYWEDLSEAEVAEVLGCSPGTVKSQASKGLAKLRTYPGLAQVMDSAPQGGTK, encoded by the coding sequence ATGCAGGCCGAACTAGAGGATCGGTTCCAGGAATTCGTCAGAGCCAGGTGGTCGCACCTCGTGCGGACCGCCTATCTGCTCACCGGCGACGCCCATCACGCCGAGGACCTGACGCAGACCGCGCTGGCGAAGGCGTACCGCTCCTGGCGGCGCGTGTCGGGCAGCGACAACCCGGAGGCGTACGTCCGGCGGATGCTCGTCACCTGCAACAGTGACCGCTTCCGCAAGCGGCGCGTGCAGGAGTCGCTGACCGACGCGCCGCCGGAGCGGGCGGGGCGGGACGAGGCCGTGGCGCGGGTCGAGGAGCGCGGGGTGCTGTTGGGCGCGTTGGCCGGGCTGCCGCCCAGGCAGCGGGCGGTGGTCGTGATGCGGTACTGGGAGGACCTGTCGGAGGCGGAGGTCGCCGAGGTGCTCGGCTGCTCCCCGGGCACGGTCAAGAGCCAGGCCTCCAAGGGGCTGGCGAAGTTGCGTACGTATCCGGGGCTCGCGCAGGTCATGGACAGCGCCCCGCAGGGAGGCACGAAATGA
- a CDS encoding dihydrodipicolinate synthase family protein, whose amino-acid sequence MTLPAPLTGVVPPVCTPLTPDREVDVPSLRRLVDHLVAGGVHGLFVLGTSSEAAFLTDAQRRLVVETVTGHVGGRLPVLAGVIDMTTARVLDHVRAVTAAGADAVVVTAPFYASTHPVEIARHYRLVAAGSPVPVIAYDLPSGVHTKLPADVVLELAAEGVLAGLKDSSGDLAGFRTVVSGARAHPGITGFSVLTGSELIVDAALAVGADGAVPGLANVDPEGYVRLDRLFRAGDLEAARAEQERLCALFGMVDVGDRARMGGSSAALGAFKAALYLRGVIDCRATAEPQVPLSEAEVERVGRFLAGAGLR is encoded by the coding sequence ATGACCCTGCCCGCCCCGCTGACCGGTGTCGTCCCGCCCGTCTGCACGCCCCTGACACCTGACCGCGAGGTGGACGTCCCCTCGCTGCGCAGGCTCGTCGACCATCTGGTCGCGGGCGGGGTGCACGGGCTGTTCGTCCTCGGTACGTCGTCCGAGGCGGCCTTCCTGACGGACGCCCAGCGCAGGCTGGTGGTGGAGACGGTGACCGGGCACGTCGGGGGTCGGCTGCCCGTGCTGGCCGGGGTGATCGACATGACGACGGCCCGGGTCCTGGACCATGTGCGGGCGGTGACGGCGGCGGGCGCCGACGCGGTGGTCGTCACCGCGCCGTTCTACGCCAGTACCCACCCGGTGGAGATCGCCCGTCACTACCGGCTGGTCGCGGCCGGCAGCCCGGTGCCGGTCATCGCGTACGACCTGCCGAGCGGTGTCCACACCAAGCTCCCCGCGGACGTGGTCCTGGAGCTGGCCGCCGAGGGCGTCCTGGCCGGCCTCAAGGACTCCAGCGGAGACCTCGCCGGCTTCCGCACGGTCGTCTCCGGCGCCCGCGCCCACCCGGGCATCACCGGGTTCAGTGTCCTGACCGGCTCCGAACTCATCGTCGACGCGGCCCTCGCCGTCGGCGCGGACGGGGCGGTGCCCGGTCTCGCCAACGTCGACCCCGAGGGATACGTCCGTCTCGACCGCCTGTTCCGCGCGGGTGACCTCGAGGCGGCCCGCGCCGAACAGGAGCGGCTGTGTGCCCTGTTCGGCATGGTGGACGTGGGCGACCGGGCCCGCATGGGCGGATCGTCGGCGGCGCTCGGCGCCTTCAAGGCGGCCCTGTATCTGCGGGGCGTGATCGACTGCCGGGCGACGGCGGAGCCGCAGGTGCCGTTGTCGGAGGCGGAGGTGGAGCGGGTGGGCAGGTTCCTGGCCGGGGCCGGGCTGCGCTGA
- a CDS encoding phosphatase domain-containing protein, whose translation MNGWDEQDSGVLRLPSGRLVRGRGLRHALDPDAPRPSYGVYLLGGSPPEVPWASRWLRRPDFRLPADHGEARGVLIDAWERSAAERVEIACGGGRGRTGTALACLAVLDGVPPQEAVAYVRERYDRRAVETPWQRRYVRRFRPVT comes from the coding sequence ATGAACGGGTGGGACGAACAGGACTCCGGTGTCCTCCGGCTGCCGTCCGGGCGCCTGGTACGGGGCCGGGGCCTGCGGCACGCACTGGACCCGGACGCGCCGAGACCGTCGTACGGCGTCTATCTGCTCGGCGGCAGTCCGCCGGAGGTCCCCTGGGCCTCCCGCTGGCTCCGCCGGCCGGACTTCCGCCTGCCGGCGGACCACGGGGAGGCCCGCGGCGTCCTGATCGACGCCTGGGAACGGTCGGCCGCCGAACGGGTCGAGATCGCCTGCGGGGGCGGCCGCGGCCGCACCGGAACGGCCCTGGCCTGCCTGGCGGTTCTGGACGGCGTACCCCCGCAGGAGGCGGTCGCCTACGTGCGCGAGCGCTACGACCGGCGGGCGGTGGAGACGCCGTGGCAGCGCCGGTACGTCAGGCGCTTCCGGCCGGTCACGTGA
- a CDS encoding response regulator transcription factor, translating to MTIRVLLADDQTLVRAAFAMLVESARDMEVVGEAGSGREAVGAAREVRPDLVVMDIRMPDLDGIEATRLIAADEELAGVRVLVLTTYDTDENIVEALRAGASGFLVKDTRPAELLDAIRTVAAGEALLSPGPTARLIERFLRSPSVPVPGGGPECLSDREREVLALVARGLNNSEIAEALGLSPLTAKTHVSRIMGKLGARDRAQLVIVAYESGMVTPGTP from the coding sequence ATGACCATTCGCGTGCTGCTCGCCGACGACCAGACCCTGGTGCGGGCCGCGTTCGCCATGCTCGTCGAGTCGGCGCGGGACATGGAGGTCGTCGGGGAGGCGGGCAGCGGACGGGAGGCCGTGGGGGCGGCCCGCGAAGTGCGGCCCGACCTGGTGGTGATGGACATCCGCATGCCCGACCTGGACGGCATCGAGGCGACCCGGCTCATCGCCGCCGACGAGGAGCTCGCCGGGGTGCGGGTGCTGGTCCTGACCACCTACGACACCGACGAGAACATCGTCGAGGCGCTGCGCGCGGGCGCCTCCGGGTTCCTGGTGAAGGACACCCGGCCGGCCGAACTCCTCGACGCCATCCGCACGGTGGCGGCCGGCGAGGCGCTGCTGTCGCCGGGGCCGACGGCCCGGCTGATCGAGCGGTTCCTGCGCAGCCCGTCGGTGCCGGTGCCGGGCGGTGGTCCCGAGTGCCTCTCCGACCGGGAGCGCGAGGTGCTGGCGCTGGTCGCGCGCGGCCTGAACAACAGCGAGATCGCCGAGGCCCTGGGCCTCAGTCCGCTCACCGCGAAGACCCACGTCAGCCGGATCATGGGGAAGCTGGGGGCGCGGGACCGGGCACAACTGGTCATCGTGGCGTACGAGTCGGGGATGGTGACTCCGGGGACCCCCTAG
- a CDS encoding alpha/beta hydrolase translates to MKQMTKSLALIAAASGVVFGVLTPLSASASAGAQALKWTRCEGSGLDPRQRCATVSVPMDYADPDGPQIEIAVSRIRSENPDARRGALLLIPGGPGGDSMNDPSEKGQKLPRSVRDAYDLIGFAPRGMAPSTAVDCGLEHRDLARTTLLPWPAADGSVDANMAAGKRVSEACARNGGELIKHISTLNEARDLDRVRAALGETRVSMWGVSYGTYVADAYLQLFSRRTDRVVLDSNDNPDPVLAERAWLAAFERGAEDNFPEFAKWASAPGNPDRLADTAAEVRPLFLKLAARLDREPIPWPGANPEELNCNELRQTMLDSFYDPDDYPALARLILAARKGTVPPAPAGPPEAVLQNVTAVAAATICNDAAWPSDPAVYREGVAESRAEFPLTGGMPRNAMSCPTWPWAPKEAPVRVSDRGPSNILMVQNERDPATPLSGALRLREALGRRAVMVTNDSTGHDAYLDNGTACGDATVSRFLATGKRPAGDLYCR, encoded by the coding sequence ATGAAGCAGATGACGAAAAGCCTCGCCCTGATCGCCGCCGCCTCGGGCGTCGTCTTCGGTGTCCTGACCCCGCTGTCCGCCTCCGCCTCCGCCGGCGCCCAGGCGCTGAAGTGGACCAGGTGCGAGGGCAGCGGTCTCGATCCGCGTCAGCGGTGCGCCACCGTCTCCGTGCCCATGGACTACGCCGACCCGGACGGCCCGCAGATCGAGATCGCCGTCTCCCGTATCCGCAGCGAGAACCCGGACGCCCGGCGCGGTGCCCTGCTGCTGATCCCCGGCGGACCCGGCGGTGACAGCATGAACGACCCGTCGGAAAAGGGGCAGAAGCTGCCGCGGTCCGTGCGGGACGCCTATGACCTGATCGGGTTCGCACCGCGCGGGATGGCGCCCTCGACGGCCGTCGACTGCGGGCTCGAACACCGGGACCTGGCCCGCACGACCCTGCTGCCCTGGCCCGCCGCGGACGGCTCGGTCGACGCGAACATGGCCGCGGGGAAGCGCGTCTCCGAGGCCTGCGCGCGCAACGGCGGCGAGCTCATCAAGCACATCAGCACCCTCAACGAGGCCCGCGACCTGGACCGTGTGCGGGCCGCGCTCGGTGAGACCAGGGTGTCCATGTGGGGCGTGTCGTACGGCACCTATGTCGCCGACGCCTACCTCCAGTTGTTCTCGCGGCGCACCGACCGGGTCGTCCTGGACAGCAACGACAACCCCGACCCGGTGCTGGCGGAACGCGCCTGGCTCGCCGCGTTCGAGCGGGGCGCCGAGGACAACTTCCCGGAGTTCGCCAAGTGGGCCTCCGCGCCCGGCAATCCGGACCGCCTCGCCGACACGGCCGCCGAGGTCCGCCCGCTGTTCCTGAAACTCGCCGCCCGCCTGGACCGCGAGCCGATCCCCTGGCCGGGCGCCAACCCCGAGGAGCTGAACTGCAACGAGCTGCGCCAGACGATGCTCGACTCCTTCTACGACCCCGACGACTACCCGGCGCTCGCCCGGCTGATCCTGGCCGCCCGGAAGGGTACGGTGCCGCCCGCGCCCGCGGGCCCGCCCGAGGCCGTCCTCCAGAACGTCACCGCGGTCGCCGCCGCCACCATCTGCAACGACGCCGCCTGGCCGAGCGACCCGGCGGTCTACCGCGAGGGCGTGGCCGAAAGCCGTGCCGAGTTCCCGCTGACCGGGGGCATGCCGAGGAACGCCATGTCGTGCCCCACCTGGCCGTGGGCACCGAAGGAGGCGCCGGTGCGCGTCAGCGACCGCGGCCCGTCCAACATCCTGATGGTGCAGAACGAACGGGACCCGGCCACCCCGCTCAGCGGTGCCCTGCGGCTGCGCGAGGCGCTCGGCCGGCGTGCCGTCATGGTCACCAACGACTCCACCGGCCATGACGCCTACCTCGACAACGGCACCGCGTGCGGCGACGCGACCGTGTCCCGCTTCCTGGCCACGGGCAAGCGGCCCGCCGGGGACCTCTACTGCCGCTGA